In the genome of Streptomyces sp. V2I9, one region contains:
- the atpD gene encoding F0F1 ATP synthase subunit beta, translating into MTTTVETAAATGRVARVIGPVVDVEFPVDAMPEIYNALHVEVADPAEDGARKTLTLEVAQHLGDGVVRAISMQPTDGLVRQAPVTDTGAGITVPVGDITKGKVFNTLGQILNEPAAEAQITERWPIHRKAPAFDQLESKTEMFETGLKVVDLLTPYVKGGKIGLFGGAGVGKTVLIQEMIMRVAKLHDGVSVFAGVGERTREGNDLIDEMTESGVLDKTALVFGQMDEPPGTRLRVALSALTMAEYFRDVQKQDVLLFIDNIFRFTQAGSEVSTLLGRMPSAVGYQPTLADEMGVLQERITSTRGHSITSMQAIYVPADDLTDPAPATTFAHLDATTVLSRPISEKGIYPAVDPLDSTSRILDPRYISQDHYAAASRVKGILQKYKDLQDIIAILGIDELGEEDKLVVHRARRVERFLSQNTHAAKQFTGLDGSDVPLDESIAAFNAICDGDYDHFPEQAFFMCGGLEDLKAKAKELGVS; encoded by the coding sequence ATGACGACGACAGTTGAGACGGCCGCTGCCACGGGCCGCGTCGCCCGGGTCATCGGCCCGGTCGTCGACGTGGAATTCCCCGTCGACGCGATGCCGGAGATCTACAACGCCCTTCACGTCGAGGTCGCCGACCCGGCCGAGGACGGCGCTCGCAAGACGCTGACCCTGGAAGTGGCCCAGCACCTGGGCGACGGTGTGGTCCGCGCGATCTCGATGCAGCCCACCGACGGCCTGGTCCGCCAGGCCCCGGTGACCGACACGGGCGCGGGCATCACCGTCCCCGTCGGTGACATCACCAAGGGCAAGGTGTTCAACACCCTCGGTCAGATCCTGAACGAGCCGGCCGCCGAGGCGCAGATCACCGAGCGCTGGCCGATCCACCGCAAGGCTCCGGCCTTCGACCAGCTCGAGTCGAAGACCGAGATGTTCGAGACCGGCCTGAAGGTCGTCGACCTGCTGACCCCGTACGTCAAGGGCGGCAAGATCGGTCTGTTCGGTGGTGCGGGCGTCGGCAAGACGGTCCTCATCCAGGAAATGATCATGCGTGTGGCGAAGCTGCACGACGGTGTGTCGGTGTTCGCCGGTGTCGGTGAGCGCACCCGTGAGGGCAACGACCTCATCGACGAGATGACCGAGTCGGGCGTTCTGGACAAGACCGCGCTCGTCTTCGGCCAGATGGACGAGCCGCCGGGGACGCGTCTGCGCGTGGCCCTGTCCGCCCTGACCATGGCGGAGTACTTCCGCGATGTGCAGAAGCAGGACGTGCTGCTCTTCATCGACAACATCTTCCGCTTCACGCAGGCCGGGTCCGAGGTCTCCACGCTGCTCGGCCGCATGCCGTCCGCGGTGGGTTACCAGCCGACCCTGGCCGACGAGATGGGTGTGCTCCAGGAGCGCATCACCTCGACGCGTGGTCACTCGATCACCTCGATGCAGGCGATCTACGTCCCCGCGGACGACCTGACCGACCCGGCCCCGGCCACCACGTTCGCCCACCTCGACGCGACGACGGTGCTCTCCCGTCCGATCTCGGAGAAGGGCATCTACCCGGCCGTGGACCCGCTGGACTCCACGTCCCGCATCCTGGACCCGCGCTACATCTCCCAGGACCACTACGCCGCGGCCAGCCGCGTCAAGGGAATCCTGCAGAAGTACAAGGACCTCCAGGACATCATCGCGATCCTCGGTATCGACGAACTGGGCGAGGAGGACAAGCTCGTCGTCCACCGTGCCCGCCGCGTCGAGCGCTTCCTGTCGCAGAACACCCACGCCGCCAAGCAGTTCACCGGCCTGGACGGTTCGGACGTTCCGCTCGACGAGTCGATCGCCGCGTTCAACGCGATCTGCGACGGGGACTACGACCACTTCCCCGAGCAGGCGTTCTTCATGTGCGGTGGCCTGGAAGACCTCAAGGCCAAGGCCAAGGAGCTCGGCGTCTCCTGA
- a CDS encoding F0F1 ATP synthase subunit epsilon, whose translation MAAELHVELVAADRSVWSGEATLVVARTTSGDIGVMPGHQPLLGVLESGPVTIRTSEGGTVIAAVHGGFISFADDKLSLLAEIAELADEIDVERAQRALELAKSDADAAAQRRADVRLRAVAVR comes from the coding sequence TTGGCTGCTGAGCTGCATGTCGAGCTGGTCGCCGCGGACCGAAGTGTCTGGTCCGGCGAGGCCACCCTGGTCGTCGCGCGCACCACGTCCGGCGACATCGGCGTCATGCCCGGTCACCAGCCGCTTCTGGGTGTGCTGGAATCGGGCCCGGTGACGATCCGCACGAGTGAGGGCGGCACCGTCATCGCCGCCGTGCACGGCGGATTCATCTCGTTCGCGGACGACAAGCTGTCGCTGCTGGCCGAGATCGCCGAGCTGGCCGACGAGATCGACGTCGAGCGGGCCCAGCGTGCGCTGGAGCTCGCGAAGTCGGACGCGGACGCCGCCGCCCAGCGGCGCGCCGATGTACGACTGCGTGCGGTGGCGGTGCGCTAG
- a CDS encoding DUF2550 domain-containing protein produces MVLALWVGLSVVVLILLGLFVFGLRRRLIQRSGGTFDCSLRWDVSEEPDALGKGWVYGVARYSGDRVDWFRVFSYAPRPRRGLERSAIEVVGRRLPEGEEELALLSDSVVLGCLHRGTRLELAMSEDALTGFLAWLEAAPPGQRVNVA; encoded by the coding sequence ATGGTCCTCGCGTTGTGGGTGGGCTTGTCCGTCGTGGTCCTGATCCTGCTGGGGCTGTTCGTCTTCGGCCTGCGCCGGCGGCTGATCCAGCGGTCCGGCGGGACCTTCGACTGCAGTCTGCGCTGGGATGTGTCCGAGGAACCGGACGCCCTCGGCAAAGGCTGGGTGTACGGGGTCGCGCGCTACAGCGGTGACCGCGTCGACTGGTTCCGCGTCTTCTCCTACGCTCCTCGCCCCCGCCGGGGCCTGGAGCGTTCTGCTATCGAGGTGGTCGGCCGCCGGCTGCCCGAGGGCGAGGAGGAGCTGGCGCTCCTGTCCGACTCCGTCGTGCTCGGCTGCCTCCACCGGGGGACGCGCCTGGAGCTGGCGATGAGCGAGGACGCCCTGACCGGCTTCCTGGCCTGGCTGGAGGCGGCGCCGCCCGGCCAGCGGGTCAACGTGGCCTGA
- a CDS encoding glycoside hydrolase family 18 chitinase, giving the protein MSTESPQRRSRLRWIPVRSGRSKVVAGLTALVVPLAAMVGLASPASAATSATATYTKKSDWGSGFEGQWTVKNTGTTALSSWTIEWDFPSGTAAGSAWDAGLTRSGDHYTAKNLSWNGTVAPGASVSFGFNGTGSGSPTGCKLNGASCDGGPNVPGDNPPSAPGTPTTSDVTDTSVKLSWSAATDDKGVKNYDVLRDGAKVATVTGTTYTNTGLTAGTDYSYAVQARDTADQTGPVSGSVSVRTTGGGGEQPGGDKINLGYFTNWGVYGRNYHVKNLVTSGSAAKITHINYAFGNVQNGKCTIGDSYADYDKAYTADQSVDGVADTWDQPLRGNFNQLRKLKAKYPHIKVLWSFGGWTWSGGFPQAAQNPAAFAQSCYDLVEDPRWADVFDGIDLDWEYPNACGLTCDTSGPGALKKLSDATRAKFGSKNLVTAAITADASAGGKIDATDYAGAAQSMDWYNVMTYDFFGAWAAKGPTAPHSPLTSYVGIPQQGFTSADAIAKLKAQGVPAKKLLLGIGFYGRGWTGVTQAAPGGTATGAAPGTYEAGIEDYKVLKSSCPTTGTIAGTAYAHCGTNWWSYDTPATIGSKMTWAKNQGLGGAFFWEFSGDTTNGELVTAINNGLK; this is encoded by the coding sequence TTGAGCACTGAATCCCCCCAACGCCGTTCCCGACTCAGATGGATACCTGTCCGCAGTGGCAGGTCCAAGGTCGTGGCGGGCCTGACCGCGCTGGTCGTGCCGCTGGCCGCGATGGTGGGCCTCGCCTCCCCCGCGTCGGCGGCCACCTCGGCCACCGCCACGTACACCAAGAAGTCCGACTGGGGCAGCGGCTTCGAGGGCCAGTGGACGGTGAAGAACACCGGCACCACCGCGCTCTCCTCCTGGACCATCGAGTGGGACTTCCCCTCCGGCACCGCGGCGGGCTCCGCCTGGGACGCCGGCCTCACCAGGAGCGGCGACCACTACACCGCCAAGAACCTCTCCTGGAACGGGACGGTGGCGCCCGGCGCCAGCGTCAGCTTCGGCTTCAACGGCACCGGCTCCGGCTCCCCCACCGGCTGCAAGCTGAACGGCGCCTCCTGCGACGGCGGGCCCAACGTCCCCGGTGACAACCCGCCCTCGGCCCCCGGCACCCCCACCACCAGCGACGTCACCGACACCTCGGTGAAGCTCAGCTGGAGCGCGGCCACCGACGACAAGGGCGTCAAGAACTACGACGTGCTGCGCGACGGCGCGAAGGTCGCCACGGTCACCGGTACCACCTACACCAACACCGGTCTGACCGCGGGCACCGACTACTCCTACGCCGTGCAGGCCAGGGACACCGCCGACCAGACCGGCCCGGTCTCCGGCTCCGTCTCCGTGCGCACCACCGGCGGTGGCGGCGAGCAGCCCGGCGGCGACAAGATCAACCTGGGCTACTTCACCAACTGGGGCGTCTACGGACGCAACTACCACGTGAAGAACCTGGTGACGTCCGGCTCGGCCGCGAAGATCACGCACATCAACTACGCCTTCGGCAACGTGCAGAACGGCAAGTGCACCATCGGCGACTCGTACGCCGACTACGACAAGGCGTACACCGCCGACCAGTCCGTCGACGGCGTCGCCGACACCTGGGACCAGCCGCTGCGCGGCAACTTCAACCAGCTGCGCAAGCTGAAGGCCAAGTACCCGCACATCAAGGTCCTCTGGTCGTTCGGCGGCTGGACCTGGTCCGGCGGCTTCCCCCAGGCCGCGCAGAACCCCGCCGCCTTCGCCCAGTCCTGCTACGACCTGGTGGAGGACCCCCGCTGGGCCGATGTCTTCGACGGCATCGACCTCGACTGGGAGTACCCCAACGCCTGCGGTCTGACCTGTGACACCAGCGGTCCGGGTGCGCTGAAGAAGCTCTCCGACGCCACCCGCGCGAAGTTCGGCTCGAAGAACCTGGTCACCGCCGCCATCACCGCGGACGCCTCGGCCGGCGGCAAGATCGACGCCACCGACTACGCGGGCGCCGCCCAGTCCATGGACTGGTACAACGTGATGACGTACGACTTCTTCGGCGCCTGGGCGGCCAAGGGCCCGACGGCCCCGCACTCGCCGCTGACCTCCTACGTCGGCATCCCGCAGCAGGGCTTCACCTCCGCCGACGCCATCGCCAAGCTCAAGGCCCAGGGCGTCCCGGCCAAGAAGCTGCTCCTCGGCATCGGCTTCTACGGCCGCGGCTGGACCGGCGTCACCCAGGCCGCCCCCGGCGGCACGGCGACCGGCGCGGCTCCGGGCACGTACGAGGCGGGCATCGAGGACTACAAGGTCCTCAAGAGCTCCTGCCCGACCACCGGCACCATCGCCGGCACCGCGTACGCCCACTGCGGCACCAACTGGTGGAGCTACGACACCCCGGCCACCATCGGCTCGAAGATGACCTGGGCGAAGAACCAGGGCCTGGGTGGCGCGTTCTTCTGGGAGTTCTCGGGGGACACCACCAACGGCGAACTGGTGACCGCGATCAACAACGGTCTGAAGTAA
- a CDS encoding response regulator transcription factor → MTIRVLVAEDQAAVRAGLVLILSSAPDIAVVGEAGDGEAAVRLARELRPDLVLMDVRMPRLDGVSATRQVVAEQLADVLVLTTFDLDEYVFGALRAGASGFLLKNAEARDLLEAVRTVAHGEGVIAPAVTRRLIAEFAGAGAGAGAGAGAGAGAGTGTGAGRERSTADPAVLEVLTRREREVLGCLGEGLSNAEIAVRLSMAEATVKTHVSRLLGKLELRSRVQAAVLAQELGI, encoded by the coding sequence ATGACGATCCGGGTGCTGGTCGCGGAGGACCAGGCGGCGGTCCGCGCGGGGCTGGTGCTGATCCTGTCCAGCGCGCCGGACATCGCGGTGGTCGGGGAGGCCGGGGACGGTGAGGCGGCGGTGCGGCTCGCCCGTGAACTCCGTCCGGACCTGGTGCTGATGGATGTGCGGATGCCGCGCCTGGACGGGGTGTCGGCGACCCGGCAGGTGGTCGCGGAGCAGCTCGCGGACGTCCTGGTGCTGACCACGTTCGATCTGGACGAGTACGTCTTCGGGGCGCTGCGCGCGGGCGCATCCGGCTTCCTGCTCAAGAACGCCGAAGCCCGCGACCTGCTGGAGGCCGTACGGACGGTGGCGCACGGGGAGGGGGTGATCGCCCCGGCCGTGACCCGCCGTCTGATCGCGGAGTTCGCCGGAGCCGGAGCCGGAGCCGGAGCCGGAGCCGGAGCCGGAGCCGGAGCCGGGACGGGAACGGGAGCCGGGCGCGAGCGGAGCACGGCCGATCCGGCGGTGCTGGAGGTGCTCACCCGGCGCGAGCGCGAGGTGCTGGGGTGCCTGGGCGAAGGGCTGTCCAACGCGGAGATCGCGGTGCGGCTCTCGATGGCGGAGGCCACGGTGAAGACGCACGTCAGCAGGTTGCTGGGCAAGCTGGAACTGCGCAGCCGGGTTCAGGCGGCGGTTCTGGCACAGGAGTTGGGGATCTGA
- a CDS encoding sensor histidine kinase codes for MSPSIRPDRDAVALAAAGLLGGLLLWLLGLHTRGGHPFSAPWATLVPLSAMASAELMRRTAPRTALTVGALALVADQFTRGSLATALMFTDVMYAAVLYGPPPAARRLPVATLLITVASTIGFLAWFRRPEALLIGLVVGLVTFVPALTGVSVRSHRTAADAARLAAAQTARLAEMDRTQAVAAERARMARELHDMVAGHLSAVAIHSTAALSIDDPETSRSALKVIRENSVEGLAEMRRLIGLLRERGEDDAPATAPTLAALDALVEQTNANGASGGLVCVLEDGRGPQADPLPTPVELAAYRIVQESLTNALKHAAPGPVTVRLDRTEALLTVEVTSVFGSRTGPTAPGSGAGLVGMRERVALLGGTIGAGPEPDGDGTRTWRVRAELPVAERTTE; via the coding sequence GTGTCCCCCTCCATCCGCCCCGACCGCGACGCGGTGGCCCTCGCCGCCGCCGGGCTGCTGGGCGGGCTGCTCCTGTGGCTGCTCGGCCTGCACACCCGGGGCGGCCACCCCTTCTCCGCACCCTGGGCGACCCTCGTACCGCTGAGTGCCATGGCCTCGGCCGAACTGATGCGCCGCACCGCACCGCGCACGGCCCTGACGGTCGGCGCGCTCGCGCTGGTCGCGGACCAGTTCACGCGCGGCAGCCTCGCCACCGCCCTGATGTTCACGGACGTCATGTACGCGGCCGTGCTGTACGGGCCCCCGCCCGCCGCCCGCCGCCTCCCGGTGGCCACGCTCCTGATCACCGTCGCGTCCACGATCGGCTTCCTGGCCTGGTTCCGCAGGCCCGAGGCGCTGCTGATCGGCCTGGTCGTCGGGCTGGTCACCTTCGTCCCCGCCCTCACCGGGGTCAGCGTGCGCAGCCACCGTACCGCCGCCGACGCCGCCCGGCTGGCCGCCGCCCAGACCGCGCGGCTCGCCGAGATGGACCGCACCCAGGCGGTGGCCGCCGAGCGGGCCCGGATGGCGCGGGAGCTCCACGACATGGTGGCGGGCCACCTCTCCGCCGTGGCCATCCACTCCACCGCGGCGCTGTCCATCGACGACCCGGAGACCTCCCGGAGCGCCCTGAAGGTCATCCGGGAGAACAGCGTCGAGGGACTCGCCGAGATGCGCCGGCTGATCGGCCTGCTGCGGGAGCGCGGCGAGGACGACGCCCCGGCGACGGCCCCGACCCTCGCGGCCCTGGACGCGCTGGTGGAGCAGACGAACGCCAACGGGGCCTCCGGCGGGCTGGTCTGCGTCCTGGAGGACGGCCGGGGTCCGCAGGCCGACCCGCTGCCCACGCCGGTCGAGCTGGCCGCGTACCGGATCGTGCAGGAGTCCCTGACCAACGCTCTCAAACACGCCGCGCCGGGTCCGGTGACGGTGCGGCTCGACCGGACCGAGGCACTGCTGACGGTCGAGGTGACCAGTGTGTTCGGCAGCCGCACCGGCCCCACGGCGCCCGGCTCGGGCGCGGGTCTCGTGGGCATGCGGGAGCGGGTGGCACTGCTCGGCGGGACGATCGGCGCGGGGCCCGAGCCGGACGGTGACGGGACGAGGACCTGGCGGGTGCGGGCCGAACTGCCCGTGGCGGAGAGGACGACGGAATGA
- a CDS encoding cob(I)yrinic acid a,c-diamide adenosyltransferase, with translation MVNLTRIYTRTGDRGTTALGDMSRTAKTDLRIAAYADANEANAVIGTAIALGQLPDALVKVLVRVQNDLFDVGADLSTPVVEAPKYPPLRVEQSYIDKLEADCDRFLEDLEKLRSFILPGGTPGAALLHQACTVVRRAERSTWAALEVHGEAMNALTATYLNRLSDLLFILARSANKEVGDVLWVPGGER, from the coding sequence ATGGTCAATCTGACGCGCATCTACACCCGGACCGGCGACCGGGGCACCACGGCCCTCGGCGACATGAGCCGCACCGCCAAGACCGATCTGCGGATCGCGGCGTACGCGGACGCCAACGAGGCCAACGCGGTGATCGGGACCGCCATCGCGCTGGGGCAGCTCCCCGACGCGCTGGTGAAGGTCCTCGTCCGTGTCCAGAACGACCTCTTCGACGTGGGCGCGGACCTGTCCACCCCGGTGGTCGAGGCCCCGAAGTACCCGCCGCTGCGGGTCGAGCAGTCCTACATCGACAAGCTGGAGGCGGACTGCGACCGCTTCCTGGAGGACCTGGAGAAGCTGCGCAGTTTCATCCTGCCGGGCGGCACTCCGGGCGCGGCCCTGCTGCACCAGGCCTGCACGGTGGTCCGGCGCGCCGAGCGGTCCACCTGGGCCGCGCTGGAGGTGCACGGGGAGGCGATGAACGCCCTCACCGCCACCTATCTCAACCGCCTCTCCGACCTCCTGTTCATCCTGGCGCGCAGCGCGAACAAAGAGGTCGGGGACGTGCTGTGGGTGCCGGGCGGCGAGCGCTGA
- a CDS encoding 3-hydroxyacyl-CoA dehydrogenase family protein, whose protein sequence is MARKLAVIGAGLMGSGIAQVSARAGWDVVLRDVTDAALNRGRDGIEASYDKFVSKGKMEAADAEAALARITTTTDLDAVADADIVVEAVFEKLEVKHEIFRALDKVVGENTVLASNTSAIPITKIAAVTERPERVVGVHFFSPVPMMQLCELVRGYKTSDETLATAREFAESVGKTCIVVNRDVAGFVTTRLISALVVEAAKLYESGVATAEDIDTACKLGFGHAMGPLATADLTGVDILLHATSNIYTESQDEKFAAPELMRRMVDAGDIGRKSGQGFYTY, encoded by the coding sequence GTGGCCAGGAAGCTCGCCGTCATCGGAGCCGGACTCATGGGGTCCGGGATCGCGCAGGTCTCGGCCCGGGCGGGCTGGGACGTCGTGCTGCGGGACGTCACCGACGCCGCGCTGAACCGGGGCCGCGACGGCATCGAGGCGTCGTACGACAAGTTCGTCTCCAAGGGCAAGATGGAGGCGGCCGACGCCGAGGCCGCGCTCGCCCGCATCACCACGACCACCGACCTCGACGCGGTGGCCGACGCGGACATCGTCGTGGAGGCCGTGTTCGAGAAGCTGGAGGTCAAACACGAGATCTTCCGCGCCCTCGACAAGGTCGTCGGTGAGAACACGGTCCTGGCCTCCAACACCTCCGCCATCCCGATCACCAAGATCGCGGCCGTGACGGAGCGTCCGGAGCGCGTCGTCGGCGTGCACTTCTTCTCGCCGGTCCCGATGATGCAGCTCTGCGAGCTGGTGCGCGGCTACAAGACGAGCGACGAAACCCTCGCCACCGCACGGGAGTTCGCCGAGTCGGTCGGCAAGACCTGCATCGTCGTCAACCGTGACGTGGCGGGCTTCGTCACCACCCGGCTGATCTCGGCGCTCGTCGTCGAGGCCGCCAAGCTGTACGAGTCGGGCGTGGCGACCGCCGAGGACATCGACACCGCCTGCAAGCTGGGGTTCGGCCACGCCATGGGCCCGCTCGCCACCGCGGACCTGACCGGCGTCGACATCCTGCTGCACGCCACGAGCAACATCTACACGGAGTCGCAGGACGAGAAGTTCGCCGCCCCGGAGCTGATGCGCCGAATGGTCGACGCAGGTGACATCGGCCGCAAGAGCGGGCAGGGCTTCTACACGTACTGA
- a CDS encoding STAS domain-containing protein → MHIRGDHAELVVGGRLDVRSAADARTVLHSAVDDGVGDLVLDLTELDSWDATGLGVIMGAHRRAGRAGRRLVLRGVPPQMQRLLVATRLHRILAIEGGIAAESLPRV, encoded by the coding sequence ATGCACATCAGGGGCGACCACGCCGAGCTGGTCGTCGGGGGCCGCCTCGACGTCCGAAGCGCGGCGGACGCCCGTACGGTCCTCCACTCGGCCGTGGACGACGGCGTCGGCGACCTCGTGCTGGACCTGACCGAGCTGGATTCCTGGGACGCCACCGGACTCGGCGTCATCATGGGGGCCCACCGCCGGGCCGGACGGGCCGGCCGCCGCCTCGTGCTGCGCGGGGTGCCCCCGCAGATGCAGCGCCTCCTGGTGGCCACCCGGCTGCACCGCATCCTGGCCATCGAGGGCGGCATCGCCGCGGAGTCGCTGCCGCGCGTCTGA
- a CDS encoding ATP-binding protein: MDPTHREADEYGQGHDGPSGEGGHRRPPRDSGGPDFGPGTPQQARVVQLTAGDLLLTVNPVDGSEVEAVPPGSGPAAPVRRTPAERADHERAGAPPVPAGPPAPQPPLLEREEERERLVRLLARGRSVRLTGQPGSGRTALLDAVAADCAELAPDGVVRLNGRGRTATDLLHALFDTVYKAPGHRPDRDELLTHVRSIGAVVTIDDLEVGGAALDELLAATPECAFLLAATSDAATPGVEAHLEEVLLAGLGRGASLALLEKVVERPLTEEERNWAGDLWFESEGLPLRFVQAGSLLVQRDRLRAAPEALDDADYFQPRADDAPPAPLAPTEEGADVPLPSLGEGAAPALLLASRLSGAARATLRFAVALGGEVPHQAHLPALVGDTHADAALGELAGCGLLSPAGPRHRLAAGILAQLAAGGYEDDAAAHARTAAQHYAWWTSHPSVTPQRVVAEADAIVAALARLVPDAEAGAASAAVLLARSAAPAFAAGLAWGAWERTLRMGQEAARIAGEVAEEAYFHHELGVLALCTGNPDRARTELETSIGMRGVLADRSGAVAGRRALALVADRSGDFGPPLRTAPADEATVVRQDVAGTPPAGVAGAPLFLRNATEEQPTVISPQPPGPAGRGRSGGAVAGGARRNLAAAGAGALLIAVLGTVVTLGVTAGDGDAPDSRNVTTEQTATDDPTDEGPTSRESEGGSVPAGETAGGETSATPSASDSASPGASGSPSPSASASDGATPGTDEPTDGGSSSPGEPTPTRTSPRPTETATGSPSPTPSESESETPDPTPTDDTPAPPPPQNSSSAAGPVESAGPVESADAPAETGDPTEAAV, encoded by the coding sequence ATGGACCCGACACACCGGGAAGCCGACGAGTACGGGCAGGGCCATGACGGCCCGAGCGGCGAGGGCGGCCACCGCCGGCCGCCCCGCGACTCCGGCGGCCCCGACTTCGGTCCGGGGACCCCGCAGCAGGCCCGCGTCGTCCAGCTGACCGCCGGCGACCTGCTGCTCACGGTCAACCCCGTCGACGGCAGCGAGGTCGAGGCGGTCCCGCCGGGCTCCGGCCCCGCCGCCCCGGTCCGCCGCACCCCCGCCGAGCGCGCCGACCACGAACGCGCCGGCGCACCCCCTGTGCCCGCCGGTCCGCCCGCCCCGCAGCCGCCCCTGCTGGAGCGCGAGGAGGAGCGCGAGCGCCTGGTCCGCCTGCTGGCCCGCGGCCGCAGCGTCCGCCTCACCGGCCAGCCCGGCTCCGGCCGCACCGCGCTGCTGGACGCCGTCGCCGCCGACTGCGCGGAGCTGGCCCCCGACGGGGTCGTCCGCCTGAACGGCCGCGGCCGCACCGCCACCGACCTGCTGCACGCCCTCTTCGACACCGTCTACAAGGCCCCCGGCCACCGCCCCGACCGCGACGAACTCCTCACCCACGTCCGGTCCATCGGCGCCGTCGTCACCATCGACGACCTGGAGGTCGGCGGAGCCGCCCTGGACGAACTCCTCGCCGCGACCCCCGAGTGCGCCTTCCTGCTCGCCGCCACCTCCGACGCCGCCACCCCCGGCGTCGAGGCCCACCTGGAGGAGGTGCTCCTCGCCGGACTCGGCCGGGGAGCCTCGCTGGCCCTGCTGGAGAAGGTCGTCGAGCGCCCCCTCACCGAGGAGGAGCGGAACTGGGCGGGCGACCTCTGGTTCGAGTCCGAGGGTCTGCCGCTCCGCTTCGTCCAGGCCGGCTCCCTCCTCGTCCAGCGCGACCGGCTGCGCGCCGCCCCCGAAGCCCTCGACGACGCCGACTACTTCCAGCCACGCGCGGACGACGCGCCGCCGGCCCCCCTCGCGCCCACCGAGGAAGGCGCCGACGTCCCCCTGCCGAGTCTGGGCGAGGGCGCCGCGCCCGCGCTGCTGCTCGCCTCCCGGCTCAGCGGGGCGGCCCGCGCCACCCTGCGCTTCGCCGTCGCCCTCGGCGGCGAGGTGCCCCACCAGGCCCATCTGCCGGCCCTCGTGGGCGACACCCACGCGGACGCCGCGCTCGGCGAACTGGCGGGCTGCGGCCTGCTCTCCCCGGCCGGCCCCCGCCACCGCCTCGCCGCCGGAATCCTCGCCCAACTGGCGGCGGGCGGGTACGAGGACGACGCTGCCGCCCACGCCCGTACCGCCGCCCAGCACTACGCCTGGTGGACCTCGCATCCCTCGGTCACCCCGCAGCGGGTCGTCGCCGAGGCCGACGCGATCGTGGCCGCGCTGGCCCGGCTGGTCCCCGACGCGGAGGCGGGAGCGGCCAGCGCGGCCGTCCTGCTGGCCCGCAGCGCCGCCCCGGCCTTCGCCGCGGGCCTGGCCTGGGGAGCCTGGGAGCGGACCCTCAGGATGGGCCAGGAGGCCGCCAGGATCGCCGGCGAGGTCGCCGAGGAGGCGTACTTCCACCACGAGTTGGGCGTCCTCGCGCTCTGCACCGGAAACCCGGACCGGGCCCGGACCGAGCTGGAGACCTCGATCGGGATGCGCGGCGTGCTCGCCGACAGGTCCGGTGCCGTGGCGGGGCGCCGCGCGCTCGCCCTGGTCGCGGACCGCTCCGGCGACTTCGGCCCGCCGCTCCGCACCGCCCCGGCCGACGAGGCCACCGTCGTACGCCAGGACGTGGCGGGCACGCCGCCCGCCGGGGTCGCGGGGGCGCCGCTGTTCCTCCGCAACGCCACCGAGGAGCAGCCCACCGTCATCTCCCCGCAGCCGCCGGGACCCGCCGGGCGCGGGCGGTCCGGCGGAGCCGTCGCGGGCGGCGCCCGGCGGAACCTGGCCGCCGCGGGCGCGGGCGCGCTGCTGATCGCGGTGCTCGGCACCGTCGTCACGCTCGGCGTCACCGCCGGCGACGGCGACGCGCCGGACAGCCGCAACGTCACCACCGAGCAGACGGCCACGGACGACCCGACCGACGAGGGGCCGACCTCCCGGGAGAGCGAGGGCGGCTCGGTCCCGGCGGGGGAGACCGCCGGCGGTGAGACGTCCGCGACCCCGAGCGCTTCGGACTCCGCGAGCCCCGGCGCCTCCGGTTCCCCGTCCCCGAGCGCCTCCGCGTCGGACGGCGCGACACCGGGGACGGACGAGCCGACGGACGGCGGGAGCAGCTCACCGGGCGAGCCCACGCCGACCAGGACCTCGCCCCGGCCGACCGAGACGGCGACCGGGAGCCCGAGCCCCACGCCGTCCGAGTCGGAGAGCGAGACCCCGGACCCGACGCCGACCGACGACACCCCGGCCCCGCCGCCGCCCCAGAACTCCTCGTCCGCTGCCGGACCCGTGGAGTCCGCCGGCCCTGTGGAGTCCGCCGACGCCCCGGCGGAGACCGGCGACCCCACCGAGGCGGCCGTCTGA